AGATAATTATACTTCTGTGTAGACGAATGTGACTGATTTCCGAGAGACGGTAACTGGACATTTAGTAAGCAACAGAATAAAAAATTGTGGAGACGCTCATTAAAGTTCAGTAcgggatacaaaaaaaaatatgttaaagttGGCGAGGATGGATTACACTACACTGATTTTATTAAAGAAGGCGAGTAAAACACagacttttgtatttatttttaatgcataacTGCTATATTGAATTGACCGAGTTTTCAAAACAAGCAAATGTAAAAGTTGtgattatttcttttactttatatcaTTAAGTGGTGGAAAAGTTCGGGCTCCCAGAAGATCTAATTGTGCATGTTTACGATGACAGTGGAACAGAAATCGACGAGGAAGTGTTTGGCGAAACAGTCAAGTTAAAGCCAGAAATGTGTTACATTGTGAAAGACATCGGTGCTGGTAAGTAGAGTCCTCTTGGTGTTCCCACAGTACAGTCTTATGTCTATCAGCTTTTACTTATCATTGTACTGCGACAGCGTTTCAAGGTGATGCATTGTAAGAGGCTGGAAACGCCATTAGTGTACCGGGGCCACAAACTTTTGTGAATACTTGACTGTCAGGCTATTTAATTACAGAATTCTGATGTTTTACTAACgagtattaaatgtattattgcaaaaaaaaaaaggtagaaacGCTTTGAGTACAATGCCTTTTAAAGTgtctaaattttcatttttgcatttatttagagTTTCCTTTGGCACACTCATCCCCCAGCTCCTGCACTGACACACTTTCAGTATCTTCAGCAAGCGAACAGGACACAGGCCCACCAGCAAAGAGGACGCAACTTTCACCTGATAGAGCCACAGATGCTAAAGAGGCATAGcaacatatttatttgtttaatacgTGATCATAATATTTTATATGTTCATTATGTGATTTCTCATTGTAGAGTAGTATCTTTAAGACCTTTACTTTTTGTCGACACCCCTAACTTTTTTTTAGCTTGTTAAAAACATTCTAATGAAGAAACCTGGCGGAGAAAAAATAATGCAGGAATACTGGGAAAAAAGAACGCTCAGTGACTGCACAAGGAGACAGCTCATCAACATGTTGGTTGCATACATGACAGAAGACCAGGGGTACAACTATATCTTaagttacataaatatatacttaaatataaTGCCCAGGATAAGTGGgccaagaaaatggatggatggatgcacgaATGAGTGGATGTAAAGTAATGTCAGTAGATTAAACAGTTCCATTTAAATgcagtatattgtatattttatttgggtttagttttacaatatttcttgtagaatataaatttaaaaattctgaaagtTCTCCACTTCTGTGGGTACTCAAGTTTTCTTTCCACATGATGTGCATGCTAGATTAATTTCCAATTCTAAATTAGTCTATATTGACATATTTGAGCATGCCATGTGGTGCTTGGCAAATGTCTGCCATGTATCCAGTAAACCAGGATAGGCTGATCCCTTGCATTCCCAAATTGGAtttagtgggtttgataatggatggagagATTAATGCAATAATGTGTGATCAactataaaatatacttttttttttttagacgaATTCCAGCAaaagaaatgagagaaaaatatGCTTTAGGGATTGTTActctttttccttctcttaaGGATCCCTTTTCTATAAAAGGATATGTAAGTgaccaaaatcttttttttttcttactgacaTACAGTTTATTATGCTGTAAAAGTTTTAAGAGATGGCATATATaataatttgtttgctttttattttattttttaaggaacatttttaTGATACAGAGAGTGGTACTGGTTACCTTGCTTGGCGCCTAAAAACGGTGCAGCGCAAGACTTTGTTTCAAAGCaaggaagtaaaacaaaataaaaatggaagtcCAAGTTCAGTGCGAGAAATTCTTCATCCAGAAGAACAGCTAACTGGAGACAGTTGCAGAGAAGCAATATCTTTCCTGACTCACTGTTCAGATAAAGTACTCATTTatgagaaaatgagaaaaacatttcaatacCGCCAGCAACTGGTGCATAACTCAGAGAAAATGACATCTGTACTTTCCGTCTTTCCGAGATTTTTGGATACAAAAGGCTTGGTAAGTTATAAAAaattttataacttttaaaattttaaaattttacttatcTATCAGTTTTATACATATACTCTGTAgtcagttgattttttttctgtgtaaccTTTTATTTTAGTCAGTCATCTTGAGTGAAATAATTGCGAAGTTATATGTATTCTGTTTTAATGTGTTAAAGGTAAATCAAGATTTCAGTCTTTTATTTGGCTCTGACACATCTTCCAAATTGCTTGAGAAGTGGGATACCTGCTTTAAGTTTAAGATTATTAAAGAAGCAAGATCTGACAGGTCAGATGGCTGATTTGAATATTCTGCTGAAGTGTGCAGAATCTACCTTTGAAGATCACAAATCATCAGGGTTTGTTAGTGagtacatgaataaataatgatTAGTCAAATGCTGGGGTGCTGTAGCCTCCTCTTCAGGACTCTTGTGCTGACAGTAGTGATAACACCTCTGCACAACATACCACTGTCATTTCATTCTTTGGTCAGGTGTCCAGGCCTCCCAACAGATTTCAATCAGTGACGTACTGCCTTTTTGcagttatttttccttaattttgttTGTACTTGTACATTATGTTATTGTTGGAGTTACACTGGAATCTTAAAACAAAAAGTATATGtacgtacagtatatactgtatagacatATTTAAGAAATTTTAGCACCAGGGCATCTTCAAACATTTTAGATTGCTCTTTGCTGCCTTATGGTCTATTATGAAAAGCTAATAATCACACAAtaattctcctcctctcctcccagcagctctgtcacactccctcccaactccgactctcttgctgggtctccactagtcctttatcaggaagtgctt
Above is a window of Polypterus senegalus isolate Bchr_013 chromosome 2, ASM1683550v1, whole genome shotgun sequence DNA encoding:
- the LOC120524418 gene encoding uncharacterized protein LOC120524418, which encodes MVLREVVEKFGLPEDLIVHVYDDSGTEIDEEVFGETVKLKPEMCYIVKDIGAEFPLAHSSPSSCTDTLSVSSASEQDTGPPAKRTQLSPDRATDAKELVKNILMKKPGGEKIMQEYWEKRTLSDCTRRQLINMLVAYMTEDQGRIPAKEMREKYALGIVTLFPSLKDPFSIKGYEHFYDTESGTGYLAWRLKTVQRKTLFQSKEVKQNKNGSPSSVREILHPEEQLTGDSCREAISFLTHCSDKVLIYEKMRKTFQYRQQLVHNSEKMTSVLSVFPRFLDTKGLVNQDFSLLFGSDTSSKLLEKWDTCFKFKIIKEARSDRSDG